A genomic stretch from Bacteroidia bacterium includes:
- a CDS encoding CCA tRNA nucleotidyltransferase: protein MLEHDIFKTIQAIAEELKQPVYVVGGYVRDIFLGRENKDIDFVTVGSGIELAQKVAEKLNVPVHIYKNFGTAMLKYQGLEIEFVGARKESYRRESRKPIVENGTLQDDLTRRDFTINAMAIDLKTRELIDLFEGKKHLEQKILKTPTDAHVTFSDDPLRMMRAARFAAQLSFEIDSQVLDAMKQNAERINIVSMERIIVEFNKIMEAPKPSIGIKYLYDTGILHYIFPELVRLQGVEEVNGITHKDNFYHTLQVLDNVARVSNNLWLRWVALLHDIAKPDTKRFIQGQGWTFHGHEELGAKKVPKIFKRLKLPLDDRMEYVQKLVRLHARPIALVEEHVTDSAVRRLLFEAGNDIDDLMTFCKADITTRDKKKLSQYLKNFELVQKRLQEVEQADKIRNWQPPISGEIIMQTFNLKPGPQVGIIKNAIREAILEGHIKNDYQEAYNFMIEFAKKELNLSPT, encoded by the coding sequence ATGCTTGAACATGATATATTCAAAACCATTCAAGCTATTGCTGAGGAACTAAAACAGCCCGTATATGTTGTGGGGGGTTATGTTAGAGATATCTTCTTAGGGCGAGAAAATAAAGACATAGATTTTGTTACAGTGGGCAGCGGTATAGAGTTAGCTCAAAAAGTGGCTGAAAAATTGAATGTACCTGTACATATTTATAAAAACTTCGGAACTGCTATGCTCAAATATCAAGGTTTAGAAATAGAATTTGTTGGGGCAAGAAAAGAAAGCTATCGAAGAGAGTCCCGAAAACCTATCGTAGAAAATGGCACACTACAAGATGATCTTACTCGCCGTGATTTTACTATCAATGCTATGGCTATTGACTTAAAAACTCGTGAATTGATTGATTTATTTGAAGGTAAAAAACATTTAGAGCAGAAAATTCTCAAAACACCTACTGATGCCCATGTTACTTTTTCTGATGATCCTCTGCGTATGATGCGAGCTGCACGTTTTGCTGCTCAACTCAGTTTTGAAATTGATAGCCAAGTCCTTGATGCCATGAAACAAAATGCTGAACGCATCAACATTGTTTCAATGGAGCGCATCATTGTAGAATTTAACAAAATCATGGAAGCCCCAAAACCTTCCATCGGCATAAAATACCTGTATGACACAGGCATATTACACTATATTTTTCCTGAATTAGTGCGTTTGCAAGGTGTAGAAGAAGTCAATGGTATTACGCATAAAGATAACTTTTATCACACTTTACAAGTTTTGGACAATGTTGCGCGAGTAAGTAATAATCTTTGGCTGCGCTGGGTAGCGCTATTACATGATATTGCTAAACCTGATACAAAGCGGTTTATACAAGGACAAGGTTGGACTTTTCACGGGCATGAAGAGTTAGGTGCAAAAAAAGTCCCTAAAATTTTCAAACGCCTAAAATTACCTTTAGATGACCGAATGGAATACGTACAAAAGTTAGTACGCTTGCATGCACGTCCCATTGCTTTAGTAGAGGAGCATGTTACGGATAGTGCTGTAAGAAGACTTTTATTTGAAGCAGGTAACGATATTGATGATTTAATGACTTTTTGTAAAGCTGATATCACTACGCGAGATAAGAAAAAACTGTCCCAATATCTTAAAAACTTTGAACTGGTTCAAAAACGCTTGCAAGAAGTAGAGCAAGCAGACAAAATTAGAAACTGGCAACCCCCCATATCAGGGGAAATTATCATGCAAACTTTTAACCTTAAACCAGGTCCACAAGTAGGAATTATCAAAAATGCTATTCGAGAAGCTATTTTAGAGGGACATATCAAAAACGACTACCAAGAGGCTTACAATTTTATGATAGAATTTGCTAAAAAAGAACTCAATCTTTCACCTACTTGA
- a CDS encoding NINE protein, with protein MQKQTKVSSSKIKLSREKRKIVVLLLCLLLGWLALHRWYLGTSDRPRFVFTLVYFLLSLFFYIHVLLDFVCILFTGMDFYLDNPGIFIWVMIFFK; from the coding sequence ATGCAAAAGCAAACCAAAGTAAGCAGTAGTAAAATAAAACTTTCTCGCGAAAAAAGAAAAATAGTAGTGCTCTTGTTGTGTCTGCTTTTAGGTTGGTTAGCTCTGCACCGATGGTACTTAGGAACTAGCGATCGCCCACGTTTTGTATTCACCTTGGTCTATTTTTTACTATCTCTCTTCTTTTACATACATGTATTATTAGACTTTGTATGTATCCTATTTACAGGAATGGATTTTTATTTAGATAACCCTGGTATCTTTATTTGGGTAATGATATTTTTCAAGTAG